From the genome of Geobacter sp. SVR, one region includes:
- a CDS encoding cytochrome c3 family protein has product MKSKILAAIFLASFAAGAAIAGTAPGTGVVGSAHDMNTITGLTKDAQGRVCAFCHTPHHAMPDPTNNEQQPLWSHQYTQYINNWIPYQSPTLQANIEDPLKGPSRLCMSCHDGVVAADQHYGSVGGNTNARLQSDSWNGAAIGKATSGSADFSNDHPIGFNYNEAQAADIGGGLFPALGRTFKSNNNNSTLTVKDVLLNGETMTCATCHDVHNKDNATNSQGGLNYFVYSDQAGSSLCLTCHAKGSETP; this is encoded by the coding sequence ATGAAAAGCAAAATTCTCGCAGCAATCTTCCTCGCTTCTTTTGCCGCCGGAGCCGCAATTGCCGGTACCGCCCCCGGGACAGGTGTTGTCGGCTCGGCCCATGACATGAATACTATCACCGGCCTCACCAAGGATGCCCAGGGCCGCGTCTGCGCCTTCTGCCACACGCCTCACCACGCCATGCCCGACCCGACCAACAACGAACAACAGCCGCTCTGGTCCCACCAGTACACTCAGTACATAAACAACTGGATTCCCTATCAGTCCCCCACGCTCCAAGCCAACATCGAAGATCCCCTCAAGGGACCAAGCCGTCTCTGCATGAGCTGCCACGACGGCGTGGTCGCTGCTGACCAGCACTATGGCAGCGTCGGCGGCAACACCAACGCACGTCTCCAGAGCGACAGCTGGAATGGTGCAGCCATCGGCAAGGCAACCAGCGGCAGTGCCGACTTCAGCAATGACCATCCGATCGGATTCAACTACAACGAAGCCCAGGCTGCCGACATCGGCGGCGGACTCTTCCCCGCTCTGGGCCGCACCTTCAAGAGCAACAACAACAACTCCACCCTGACGGTCAAGGACGTGCTGCTCAATGGCGAAACCATGACCTGCGCAACCTGCCACGACGTCCACAACAAAGACAACGCCACCAACTCCCAGGGTGGTCTGAACTATTTCGTTTACTCCGACCAGGCCGGTTCTTCGCTCTGTCTGACCTGCCATGCCAAAGGCAGCGAGACCCCCTAA
- a CDS encoding transposase — MRMNRKYDAEFKAEAVKLVLEDNRTIREVESSLGITHGVLKGWIRKHRDQQDPAIASQISAEAELKQLRKENEQLRREREILKKAVAIFSTDPHRYSGS, encoded by the coding sequence ATGAGAATGAACCGAAAATACGATGCCGAGTTTAAAGCTGAAGCGGTGAAGCTGGTTTTGGAAGACAACCGCACCATTCGCGAAGTTGAAAGCAGTCTCGGGATCACGCATGGAGTCTTAAAAGGATGGATCCGGAAACACCGTGACCAGCAGGATCCGGCTATAGCCAGTCAAATATCTGCCGAAGCAGAGCTTAAGCAACTCCGCAAAGAGAACGAGCAACTCCGTCGGGAGCGTGAAATCCTAAAAAAAGCTGTGGCCATCTTCTCAACGGATCCGCATCGTTATTCGGGTTCATAA
- a CDS encoding IS3 family transposase, which produces MTEHRSEFGVKEMCRVLGVTRSWYYAHAAGRVTNRQREDQALLPTIKSAFEESDKTYGAKRITHNLRQLGRRVGKNRIWRLMRENGLKVKTTRKFKVTTNSDHKRPVADNLVKRQFSADAPNRLWTGDITYIETVQGWLYLAVVLDVFSRRIVGWSMNKRMTDDLVIAALTNAIVRRRPSPGFIFHTDRGSQYCSKRFRAVVGKAAGIQSMSGTGCCYDNAITETFFSTLKRELIYHCSFTTRQEAQSRIFRYIEGFYNRKRIHSAIGYLTPEQFEQQELKMAA; this is translated from the coding sequence ATAACCGAGCACCGCTCCGAATTCGGAGTGAAGGAGATGTGCCGAGTTCTGGGAGTGACTCGGAGTTGGTACTACGCCCATGCGGCCGGCCGAGTAACGAATCGGCAGCGCGAAGACCAGGCGTTGTTGCCAACGATCAAATCAGCCTTCGAAGAGAGCGACAAAACATATGGCGCGAAACGGATTACCCATAACCTACGGCAGTTAGGGCGGCGCGTCGGTAAAAACCGCATCTGGCGCCTGATGCGAGAAAACGGCCTTAAAGTCAAGACGACGCGGAAGTTCAAGGTTACAACGAATTCAGATCACAAGCGTCCTGTAGCGGACAATCTGGTGAAGCGTCAATTCTCCGCTGACGCTCCCAATCGGCTCTGGACCGGCGACATAACGTACATTGAAACGGTCCAGGGCTGGCTGTACTTGGCAGTGGTCCTCGATGTATTCTCCCGCCGGATCGTGGGCTGGAGCATGAACAAACGCATGACGGATGATCTTGTTATAGCTGCCCTTACCAATGCGATAGTCAGGCGTCGGCCGTCACCAGGATTCATCTTTCACACGGATCGTGGTTCGCAATATTGCAGCAAACGGTTTCGTGCCGTGGTCGGGAAAGCAGCTGGCATCCAAAGCATGAGCGGAACCGGATGCTGCTATGACAATGCAATTACGGAGACCTTTTTCTCCACATTGAAGAGAGAACTGATTTACCACTGCTCCTTCACGACCCGGCAAGAAGCACAGAGCCGGATATTTCGTTACATCGAAGGTTTCTACAACCGCAAGAGGATTCACTCTGCGATTGGCTATCTCACTCCTGAACAGTTTGAGCAGCAGGAGCTAAAGATGGCAGCATAG
- a CDS encoding cytochrome c3 family protein encodes MNIGRPLLVFAAVIMGMLSSGAGLAKPLSRDIAQTPHNLSASGGGGAHDIKSATETRICVFCHTPHHATSVTPLWSREVSSLTVYVPYKSPTIKANPQQPMGTSRLCLSCHDGTIALGHLARDYVLDPGLRAFRDMPQESDPRKNPNLGTDLSDDHPISFGYSYGINQELNDPLTLQSRGIKLEQGQYVECTSCHEPHNNQYGNFLVRDVSVQHDALCTECHNKQGWSNPDNAHRTGGGLAGVSGKVAADGCTSCHLPHNAQKAEYLLKLPVAGAGEETNCYISCHREAPYGDIWSKFNSSLYRHPVQAYYGTHEPNETLPLNLNRKHVECVDCHNPHQAGSQGFPLGDPFPRLGPASVAPNVNGPLYGVRGVDMSGTAVVAVARYEYEICYRCHSGASSDYFTSLSAQLPARLFSSYDESERFNPANPSFHPITVDRKGNGRSLLSQYQAKMIRIYCNDCHDPHGSNEPHMLRGQNSDTFPSLAITYPLCYRCHDEFYLMNNSSSANLHRSHMQQHNKKASCSNCHDPHGIPASTGADSINAGHLINFDKIYAGANLVAGTAYNATSRTCLVNGACHTGPQPYPAY; translated from the coding sequence ATGAATATCGGCAGACCCCTTCTCGTATTCGCGGCAGTCATCATGGGCATGCTTTCCTCCGGCGCCGGGCTGGCAAAACCCCTCAGCCGGGACATCGCGCAAACTCCGCACAACCTCTCCGCCAGCGGCGGCGGCGGGGCCCACGACATCAAATCCGCCACGGAAACCAGGATCTGCGTTTTCTGCCACACCCCCCATCATGCCACCTCCGTCACCCCGTTGTGGAGCCGCGAGGTTTCCTCCCTGACAGTCTACGTGCCGTACAAATCGCCGACGATCAAGGCCAACCCCCAGCAGCCCATGGGAACTTCGCGCCTCTGCCTGAGCTGCCACGACGGCACAATTGCGCTCGGACACCTGGCCAGGGATTATGTCCTCGATCCCGGGCTCCGGGCTTTCCGGGACATGCCCCAGGAAAGCGATCCCCGGAAAAACCCGAACCTCGGAACCGATCTTTCCGACGACCATCCCATTTCATTCGGCTACTCCTACGGCATCAACCAGGAATTGAACGATCCGCTGACGCTGCAATCCAGGGGAATCAAACTGGAGCAGGGTCAATACGTGGAATGCACCTCGTGCCACGAGCCGCACAACAACCAGTACGGCAACTTTCTGGTCAGGGACGTGAGCGTCCAGCATGATGCGCTCTGCACCGAGTGCCACAACAAGCAGGGCTGGAGCAACCCGGACAATGCCCACCGCACCGGCGGGGGACTTGCCGGCGTGTCGGGCAAAGTGGCGGCCGATGGCTGCACCAGCTGCCACCTTCCGCACAACGCGCAAAAAGCGGAGTATCTGCTGAAGTTGCCGGTGGCGGGCGCCGGAGAGGAGACCAACTGCTATATCTCATGCCATCGCGAGGCCCCCTATGGCGACATCTGGAGCAAATTCAACTCGTCCCTCTACCGGCATCCGGTCCAGGCTTACTACGGCACCCATGAGCCCAATGAGACGTTGCCGCTCAATCTGAACAGGAAACATGTGGAATGCGTCGATTGCCACAATCCACACCAGGCAGGATCGCAGGGCTTCCCGCTCGGCGATCCCTTTCCGCGACTCGGCCCCGCGTCCGTTGCTCCGAATGTCAACGGCCCGCTGTACGGGGTGCGGGGGGTGGATATGTCCGGCACGGCAGTAGTGGCAGTAGCGCGCTATGAGTACGAGATCTGTTACCGGTGTCATTCCGGGGCGAGTTCCGATTACTTCACCAGCCTCTCCGCCCAGCTTCCGGCCCGCCTCTTCAGCTCCTACGACGAGAGCGAGCGCTTTAATCCCGCCAATCCCTCGTTCCATCCCATTACGGTCGACCGCAAGGGAAACGGGCGCAGCCTGCTGAGCCAATACCAGGCAAAGATGATCAGGATCTATTGCAACGACTGCCATGATCCGCACGGCTCCAACGAACCGCACATGCTGCGCGGTCAGAACAGCGATACCTTCCCTTCCCTCGCCATCACCTATCCCCTTTGTTACCGGTGTCATGACGAATTCTACCTCATGAACAACTCTTCATCGGCAAACCTGCACCGCTCCCATATGCAACAGCACAACAAAAAAGCCTCCTGCTCCAACTGTCACGATCCCCACGGCATACCCGCCAGTACCGGCGCCGACTCCATCAATGCCGGCCACCTGATCAATTTCGACAAGATCTATGCCGGAGCCAATCTGGTGGCCGGCACCGCCTACAACGCGACGAGCAGGACCTGTCTGGTCAACGGCGCCTGCCATACCGGCCCCCAGCCCTACCCGGCTTATTAG
- a CDS encoding 6-bladed beta-propeller codes for MSINRSVSVHFRSWKGFGAVLLFIPLLLASCASAPPAAAPLSDRDLQWPAVKPRIAWVRSIRDYHDASIRKGFWKRFAEFFTGEPDTHIGKPYGVLSDEQQRLFIADVSQARLHVMDSRENAYSVIGEGILRSPIGIAMDDAENLYITDSGAGTIYRYSLRRQLLEPFVVYDFGRPTGIAYNRVNQLLYVSNTTEHQVAAYDVRGKQCFSIGRRGDGPGQFNFPTDLFVDEHGLLYVTDSLNSRISIFSPQGAYLKSFGSPGDSGGSFAKPKGVAVDSKGNIYVCDALLDAVQIFNDRGDLLLTFGSNGTANGQFWMPAGIYIDRNDTIFVADSYNRRIQVFKYLDAGDASPGQEDNAADRQTADGTGPSDERR; via the coding sequence ATGTCAATCAACAGATCGGTGAGCGTACATTTTCGGTCATGGAAAGGCTTCGGCGCCGTACTGCTCTTCATTCCGCTTTTGCTGGCCTCCTGCGCATCCGCCCCCCCTGCAGCAGCCCCCCTGTCGGATCGGGACCTGCAATGGCCTGCCGTAAAACCCCGCATTGCCTGGGTGAGAAGCATCCGGGACTATCACGATGCCTCCATACGCAAGGGTTTCTGGAAACGATTCGCTGAATTCTTCACCGGGGAACCGGATACGCATATAGGCAAGCCGTACGGAGTGTTGTCCGACGAGCAGCAGCGCCTGTTCATCGCGGATGTCAGCCAGGCGCGGCTCCATGTCATGGACAGCAGGGAAAATGCCTACTCTGTTATCGGTGAAGGAATACTCCGCTCGCCGATAGGAATCGCCATGGATGATGCGGAGAATCTGTATATCACCGACTCGGGAGCCGGAACGATCTACCGGTACAGTCTGAGGAGACAACTGCTGGAGCCTTTCGTTGTCTACGATTTCGGCCGGCCGACCGGCATCGCCTACAACAGGGTCAACCAGCTGCTGTATGTCAGCAATACCACCGAGCATCAGGTGGCGGCCTATGATGTGCGCGGCAAACAGTGCTTCAGCATCGGCCGCCGCGGAGACGGGCCGGGTCAGTTCAACTTTCCGACCGACCTGTTCGTGGACGAGCATGGCCTGCTGTATGTGACCGACTCGCTGAATTCCCGCATATCGATCTTTTCCCCTCAGGGCGCTTACCTGAAGAGCTTCGGAAGCCCCGGCGACAGCGGCGGCAGCTTTGCCAAGCCCAAGGGGGTCGCGGTGGACAGCAAAGGCAACATCTATGTCTGCGATGCCCTGCTCGATGCGGTCCAGATATTCAACGACCGGGGCGACCTGCTGCTGACCTTCGGCAGCAACGGCACTGCCAACGGCCAGTTCTGGATGCCGGCCGGCATCTACATCGACAGAAACGACACCATCTTCGTGGCAGACTCCTACAACCGCAGGATACAGGTGTTCAAGTACCTGGATGCCGGGGATGCTTCCCCCGGACAAGAGGACAATGCAGCAGACAGGCAGACGGCGGATGGTACCGGCCCATCTGACGAACGGCGGTGA